One window of the Passer domesticus isolate bPasDom1 chromosome 14, bPasDom1.hap1, whole genome shotgun sequence genome contains the following:
- the SLTM gene encoding SAFB-like transcription modulator isoform X6 yields the protein MAAAASAPAAAAAGAPAAPAAPPTESKRISDLRVIDLKSELKRRNLDITGVKTVLIARLKQAIEEEGGDPDNIEISVSADTPTKKPTKGKGKKQEADELAGDASVEEDSFVKESELETQDASDQDGNDELKDFKESVEDENLNSKELPSAEKKRYHDLEPVETTEDVEKDSENQENEGPDIEDYTFPAVHDGEDEENEKEESLAEADHTAHEEMEANTSVKEAEDDNISVTIQAEDAITLDFDGDDLLETGKNVKITDSEASKPKDVQDTISQSLEKESKDYEVTENHKDGKKEDCVKGDPVKKEAREGSKKAESGDKEKDTLKKGPSSTGASGQAKSSTKESKESKTTSKDDKGSTSSVSGSSGSSTRNLWVSGLSSNTKAADLKNLFGKYGKVLGAKVVTNARSPGAKCYGIVTMSSSTEVARCIAHLHRTELHGQQISVEKVKGDPSKKELKKESDEKSSSGRSIGDKKTASSDKASKTPSTKKEEKKSEKSEKKESKETKKTEGKDEKSDNGTSGPNQESTKKTEEKKRISGKSPGQVVVLDQTKGDQGHTRTVRRGRFDKPQILRNKERIIQEKVKFREYRGRKDILPFEKMKEQRLREHMVRLERIRRAVELRRRREIAERERRERERIRIMHEREECLQRERERLEIERQKLERERMERERLERERVRIEQERRKEAERIAREREELRRQQQQLRYEQEKRNSLKRPRDVDHRRDDPYWNESKKMALDTDARFGHGSDYSRQQNRFNDFDHRERGRYPEGSSVPSSSFDRRDRFVNQGEAKKTRPTARREEPGFERYPKTFSESRRNEPPQARSELRDTDRREVRGDRDERRTVIIHDRPEIPHGRHPRESASNPPRQTSWKSEGSISTDKRDGRGERPDRSGREVSGHVRGAPPGSRSSASGYGGREGERGVMGERGGGQHYNEDRHVVERHSREAGPRKEWHGPSSQGSGYHDTRRMGDGRGGGGMMAPHTSNSSPINRVVQITGNSMQRGSGSGFKPFKGGPPRRF from the exons atggccgccgccgcctccgctcccgccgccgccgctgcggGGGCTCCCGCGGCTCCCGCGGCGCCGCCCACCGAGAGCAAGAGGATCAGCGACCTGCGCGTCATCGACCTCAAGTCGGAGCTGAAGCGGCGCAACCTGGACATCACCGGCGTGAAGACGGTGCTCATCGCCCGGCTGAAGCAG gCTATTGAAGAGGAAGGAGGTGATCCAGATAATATTGAAATAAGTGTTTCAGCTGACACACCCACCAAGAAACCAACTAAAGGCAAAG GTAAAAAGCAGGAAGCTGATGAATTGGCTGGTGATGCTTCAGTAGAAGAGGACTCCTTTGTCAAG GAAAGTGAATTGGAGACTCAAGATGCAAGTGATCAAGATGGAAATGATGAATTGAAAGACTTCAAAGAATCTGTTGAAGATGAGAACTTGAATTCTAAAGAACTACCgtctgcagaaaagaaaagataCCATGACCTGGAGCCAGTGGAGACAACAGAAGATGTGGAGAAGGATTCTGAAAATCAG GAAAATGAAGGTCCAGACATAGAAGATTACACTTTTCCAGCTGTCCAT GATGgggaagatgaagaaaatgagaaag AAGAAAGCCTAGCTGAGGCTGATCACACGGCTCATGAAGAGATGGAAGCTAACACCTCTGTGAAAGAAGCTGAGGATGATAACATATCGGTTACAATCCAGGCCGAAGATGCCATCACTCTGGATTTTGATGGTGATGACCTCCTAGAAACAggtaaaaatgtgaaaattacAGATTCTGAAGCAAGTAAGCCAAAGGATGTGCAGGATACCATTTCACAgagcctggagaaggaaagcaaggaCTATGAGGTGACTGAGAACCATAAAGATGGTAAGAAGGAAGACTGCGTGAAGGGTGATCCCGTCAAGAAGGAAGCCAGAGAAGGTTCAAAGAAAGCAGAATCTGGAGACAAAGAAAAGGATACTTTGAAGAAAGGTCCCTCGTCTACTGGGGCCTCTGGTCAAGCAAAGAG CTCTACTAAGGAATCTAAAGAAAGCAAGACAACATCAAAGGATGATAAAG GAAGCACGAGCAGTGTTAGTGGTAGCAGTGGAAGTTCAACTAGAAACCTCTGGGTTAGCGGACTGTCTTCCAACACAAAAGCTGCTGACTTGAAAAATCTCTTTGGCAAATATGGAAAG GTACTTGGTGCAAAGGTGGTCACAAATGCACGAAGCCCGGGGGCAAAATGCTACGGCATAGTGACCATGTCCTCTAGCACAGAAGTGGCCAGGTGCATCGCACACCTGCACCGCACAGAGCTGCACGGACAGCAGATCTCTGTGGAGAAA gtgaaAGGTGATCCCTCCAAAAAAGAATTGAAGAAGGAAAGTGATGAGAAATCTAGTTCGGGTAGGAGCATAGGAGATAAGAAGACTGCATCAAGTGACAAAGCCAGCAA AACTCCATCaaccaaaaaagaagaaaagaaatcagagaaatctgaaaaaaaagaaagtaaagaaaCCAAGAAAACAGAAGGTAAAGATGAGAAGAGTGATAATGGAACAAGTGGCCCTAATCAAGAATCCACtaaaaaaactgaagaaaagaaaagaataa GTGGTAAAAGCCCAGGTCAAGTTGTAGTTTTAGACCAAACAAAAGGAGACCAAGGCCACACTAGGACAGTTAGAAGGGGAAGGTTTGATAAA CCACAGATATTGAGGAACAAAGAGCGTATTATTCAAGAGAAAGTGAAATTCAGGGAATACAGGGGTAGAAAGGATATCTTGCCTTTTGAAAAGATGAAGGAACAGAGATTGCGAGAGCACATGGTTCGATTGGAAAGAATACGACGAGCTGTTGAACTGCGAAG gcGAAGAGAAATTGCGGAGCGAGAGCGCCGCGAGCGAGAGCGGATCCGGATAATGCACGAGCGAGAGGAGTGCctgcagagggagagggagCGGCTGGAAATCGAGAGGcagaagctggagagggagaggatggagCGGGAGCGATTGGAGAGAGAGCGTGTTCGGAttgagcag GAACGCCGAAAAGAAGCGGAGCGAATCGCgcgggagagggaggagctccggcggcagcagcagcagctgcgcTACGAACAGGAGAAGAGGAATTCTCTGAAACGGCCACGGGATGTAGATCACAG GAGAGATGATCCTTACTGGAATGAGAGTAAGAAGATGGCTCTTGATACAGATGCACGTTTTGGCCATGGCTCAGATTACAGCCGCCAGCAGAACAGGTTCAATGACTTTGATCACAGAGAACGAGGTCGATATCCAGAAGGTTCTTCTGTTCCATCATCTTCTTTTGATAG GCGAGATCGTTTTGTAAATCAAGGTGAGGCAAAAAAGACTCGCCCAACAGCACGAAGAGAAGAGCCAGGCTTTGAGAGATACCCCAAGACCTTCAGCGAGTCCAGAAGAAATGAACCACCCCAGGCTAGAAGCGAACTCCGGGACACGGACAGACGCGAGGTGCGAGGAGACAGAGACGAAAGGAGAACGGTGATCATTCACGACAGACCAGAAATCCCCCACGGCCGGCACCCCAGAGAAAGCGCTTCCAACCCGCCTCGGCAAACCAGCTGGAAGAGCGAGGGGAGCATCAGCACAGACAAACGGGATGGCAG AGGCGAGCGGCCGGATCGGTCGGGAAGGGAAGTGTCGGGCCACGTGAGGGGAGCGCCTCCCGGGAGCCGCAGCAGCGCCTCGGGCTAcggaggcagggaaggagagcGGGGCGTCATGGGAGAGAGAGGTGGAGGACAA CACTACAACGAGGACAGACACGTCGTAGAACGCCACAGTCGTGAAGCTGGACCAAGGAAAGAATGGCATGGACCTAGTTCTCAAGGGAGTGGCTATCATGACACAAGGAGAATGGGAGATGGCCGTGGAGGAGGGGGCATGATGGCTCCACATACAAG TAACTCTTCACCCATTAATAGAGTTGTACAGATCACAGGCAATTCCATGCAGAGGGGAAGTGGCTCAGGATTTAAGCCATTTAAAGGTGGACCTCCACGAAGATTCTAA
- the SLTM gene encoding SAFB-like transcription modulator isoform X2 encodes MAAAASAPAAAAAGAPAAPAAPPTESKRISDLRVIDLKSELKRRNLDITGVKTVLIARLKQAIEEEGGDPDNIEISVSADTPTKKPTKGKGKKQEADELAGDASVEEDSFVKESELETQDASDQDGNDELKDFKESVEDENLNSKELPSAEKKRYHDLEPVETTEDVEKDSENQENEGPDIEDYTFPAVHDGEDEENEKDKAGSGDGTQEVSKPLPSEESLAEADHTAHEEMEANTSVKEAEDDNISVTIQAEDAITLDFDGDDLLETGKNVKITDSEASKPKDVQDTISQSLEKESKDYEVTENHKDGKKEDCVKGDPVKKEAREGSKKAESGDKEKDTLKKGPSSTGASGQAKSSTKESKESKTTSKDDKGSTSSVSGSSGSSTRNLWVSGLSSNTKAADLKNLFGKYGKVLGAKVVTNARSPGAKCYGIVTMSSSTEVARCIAHLHRTELHGQQISVEKVKGDPSKKELKKESDEKSSSGRSIGDKKTASSDKASKTPSTKKEEKKSEKSEKKESKETKKTEGKDEKSDNGTSGPNQESTKKTEEKKRISGKSPGQVVVLDQTKGDQGHTRTVRRGRFDKPQILRNKERIIQEKVKFREYRGRKDILPFEKMKEQRLREHMVRLERIRRAVELRRRREIAERERRERERIRIMHEREECLQRERERLEIERQKLERERMERERLERERVRIEQERRKEAERIAREREELRRQQQQLRYEQEKRNSLKRPRDVDHRRDDPYWNESKKMALDTDARFGHGSDYSRQQNRFNDFDHRERGRYPEGSSVPSSSFDRRDRFVNQGEAKKTRPTARREEPGFERYPKTFSESRRNEPPQARSELRDTDRREVRGDRDERRTVIIHDRPEIPHGRHPRESASNPPRQTSWKSEGSISTDKRDGSNFYRGERPDRSGREVSGHVRGAPPGSRSSASGYGGREGERGVMGERGGGQHYNEDRHVVERHSREAGPRKEWHGPSSQGSGYHDTRRMGDGRGGGGMMAPHTSNSSPINRVVQITGNSMQRGSGSGFKPFKGGPPRRF; translated from the exons atggccgccgccgcctccgctcccgccgccgccgctgcggGGGCTCCCGCGGCTCCCGCGGCGCCGCCCACCGAGAGCAAGAGGATCAGCGACCTGCGCGTCATCGACCTCAAGTCGGAGCTGAAGCGGCGCAACCTGGACATCACCGGCGTGAAGACGGTGCTCATCGCCCGGCTGAAGCAG gCTATTGAAGAGGAAGGAGGTGATCCAGATAATATTGAAATAAGTGTTTCAGCTGACACACCCACCAAGAAACCAACTAAAGGCAAAG GTAAAAAGCAGGAAGCTGATGAATTGGCTGGTGATGCTTCAGTAGAAGAGGACTCCTTTGTCAAG GAAAGTGAATTGGAGACTCAAGATGCAAGTGATCAAGATGGAAATGATGAATTGAAAGACTTCAAAGAATCTGTTGAAGATGAGAACTTGAATTCTAAAGAACTACCgtctgcagaaaagaaaagataCCATGACCTGGAGCCAGTGGAGACAACAGAAGATGTGGAGAAGGATTCTGAAAATCAG GAAAATGAAGGTCCAGACATAGAAGATTACACTTTTCCAGCTGTCCAT GATGgggaagatgaagaaaatgagaaag ATAAAGCAGGTTCTGGTGATGGTACACAAGAAGTATCTAAACCTCTTCCTTCAGAAGAAAGCCTAGCTGAGGCTGATCACACGGCTCATGAAGAGATGGAAGCTAACACCTCTGTGAAAGAAGCTGAGGATGATAACATATCGGTTACAATCCAGGCCGAAGATGCCATCACTCTGGATTTTGATGGTGATGACCTCCTAGAAACAggtaaaaatgtgaaaattacAGATTCTGAAGCAAGTAAGCCAAAGGATGTGCAGGATACCATTTCACAgagcctggagaaggaaagcaaggaCTATGAGGTGACTGAGAACCATAAAGATGGTAAGAAGGAAGACTGCGTGAAGGGTGATCCCGTCAAGAAGGAAGCCAGAGAAGGTTCAAAGAAAGCAGAATCTGGAGACAAAGAAAAGGATACTTTGAAGAAAGGTCCCTCGTCTACTGGGGCCTCTGGTCAAGCAAAGAG CTCTACTAAGGAATCTAAAGAAAGCAAGACAACATCAAAGGATGATAAAG GAAGCACGAGCAGTGTTAGTGGTAGCAGTGGAAGTTCAACTAGAAACCTCTGGGTTAGCGGACTGTCTTCCAACACAAAAGCTGCTGACTTGAAAAATCTCTTTGGCAAATATGGAAAG GTACTTGGTGCAAAGGTGGTCACAAATGCACGAAGCCCGGGGGCAAAATGCTACGGCATAGTGACCATGTCCTCTAGCACAGAAGTGGCCAGGTGCATCGCACACCTGCACCGCACAGAGCTGCACGGACAGCAGATCTCTGTGGAGAAA gtgaaAGGTGATCCCTCCAAAAAAGAATTGAAGAAGGAAAGTGATGAGAAATCTAGTTCGGGTAGGAGCATAGGAGATAAGAAGACTGCATCAAGTGACAAAGCCAGCAA AACTCCATCaaccaaaaaagaagaaaagaaatcagagaaatctgaaaaaaaagaaagtaaagaaaCCAAGAAAACAGAAGGTAAAGATGAGAAGAGTGATAATGGAACAAGTGGCCCTAATCAAGAATCCACtaaaaaaactgaagaaaagaaaagaataa GTGGTAAAAGCCCAGGTCAAGTTGTAGTTTTAGACCAAACAAAAGGAGACCAAGGCCACACTAGGACAGTTAGAAGGGGAAGGTTTGATAAA CCACAGATATTGAGGAACAAAGAGCGTATTATTCAAGAGAAAGTGAAATTCAGGGAATACAGGGGTAGAAAGGATATCTTGCCTTTTGAAAAGATGAAGGAACAGAGATTGCGAGAGCACATGGTTCGATTGGAAAGAATACGACGAGCTGTTGAACTGCGAAG gcGAAGAGAAATTGCGGAGCGAGAGCGCCGCGAGCGAGAGCGGATCCGGATAATGCACGAGCGAGAGGAGTGCctgcagagggagagggagCGGCTGGAAATCGAGAGGcagaagctggagagggagaggatggagCGGGAGCGATTGGAGAGAGAGCGTGTTCGGAttgagcag GAACGCCGAAAAGAAGCGGAGCGAATCGCgcgggagagggaggagctccggcggcagcagcagcagctgcgcTACGAACAGGAGAAGAGGAATTCTCTGAAACGGCCACGGGATGTAGATCACAG GAGAGATGATCCTTACTGGAATGAGAGTAAGAAGATGGCTCTTGATACAGATGCACGTTTTGGCCATGGCTCAGATTACAGCCGCCAGCAGAACAGGTTCAATGACTTTGATCACAGAGAACGAGGTCGATATCCAGAAGGTTCTTCTGTTCCATCATCTTCTTTTGATAG GCGAGATCGTTTTGTAAATCAAGGTGAGGCAAAAAAGACTCGCCCAACAGCACGAAGAGAAGAGCCAGGCTTTGAGAGATACCCCAAGACCTTCAGCGAGTCCAGAAGAAATGAACCACCCCAGGCTAGAAGCGAACTCCGGGACACGGACAGACGCGAGGTGCGAGGAGACAGAGACGAAAGGAGAACGGTGATCATTCACGACAGACCAGAAATCCCCCACGGCCGGCACCCCAGAGAAAGCGCTTCCAACCCGCCTCGGCAAACCAGCTGGAAGAGCGAGGGGAGCATCAGCACAGACAAACGGGATGGCAG CAATTTTTACAGAGGCGAGCGGCCGGATCGGTCGGGAAGGGAAGTGTCGGGCCACGTGAGGGGAGCGCCTCCCGGGAGCCGCAGCAGCGCCTCGGGCTAcggaggcagggaaggagagcGGGGCGTCATGGGAGAGAGAGGTGGAGGACAA CACTACAACGAGGACAGACACGTCGTAGAACGCCACAGTCGTGAAGCTGGACCAAGGAAAGAATGGCATGGACCTAGTTCTCAAGGGAGTGGCTATCATGACACAAGGAGAATGGGAGATGGCCGTGGAGGAGGGGGCATGATGGCTCCACATACAAG TAACTCTTCACCCATTAATAGAGTTGTACAGATCACAGGCAATTCCATGCAGAGGGGAAGTGGCTCAGGATTTAAGCCATTTAAAGGTGGACCTCCACGAAGATTCTAA
- the SLTM gene encoding SAFB-like transcription modulator isoform X1: MAAAASAPAAAAAGAPAAPAAPPTESKRISDLRVIDLKSELKRRNLDITGVKTVLIARLKQAIEEEGGDPDNIEISVSADTPTKKPTKGKGKKQEADELAGDASVEEDSFVKVIKESELETQDASDQDGNDELKDFKESVEDENLNSKELPSAEKKRYHDLEPVETTEDVEKDSENQENEGPDIEDYTFPAVHDGEDEENEKDKAGSGDGTQEVSKPLPSEESLAEADHTAHEEMEANTSVKEAEDDNISVTIQAEDAITLDFDGDDLLETGKNVKITDSEASKPKDVQDTISQSLEKESKDYEVTENHKDGKKEDCVKGDPVKKEAREGSKKAESGDKEKDTLKKGPSSTGASGQAKSSTKESKESKTTSKDDKGSTSSVSGSSGSSTRNLWVSGLSSNTKAADLKNLFGKYGKVLGAKVVTNARSPGAKCYGIVTMSSSTEVARCIAHLHRTELHGQQISVEKVKGDPSKKELKKESDEKSSSGRSIGDKKTASSDKASKTPSTKKEEKKSEKSEKKESKETKKTEGKDEKSDNGTSGPNQESTKKTEEKKRISGKSPGQVVVLDQTKGDQGHTRTVRRGRFDKPQILRNKERIIQEKVKFREYRGRKDILPFEKMKEQRLREHMVRLERIRRAVELRRRREIAERERRERERIRIMHEREECLQRERERLEIERQKLERERMERERLERERVRIEQERRKEAERIAREREELRRQQQQLRYEQEKRNSLKRPRDVDHRRDDPYWNESKKMALDTDARFGHGSDYSRQQNRFNDFDHRERGRYPEGSSVPSSSFDRRDRFVNQGEAKKTRPTARREEPGFERYPKTFSESRRNEPPQARSELRDTDRREVRGDRDERRTVIIHDRPEIPHGRHPRESASNPPRQTSWKSEGSISTDKRDGSNFYRGERPDRSGREVSGHVRGAPPGSRSSASGYGGREGERGVMGERGGGQHYNEDRHVVERHSREAGPRKEWHGPSSQGSGYHDTRRMGDGRGGGGMMAPHTSNSSPINRVVQITGNSMQRGSGSGFKPFKGGPPRRF; the protein is encoded by the exons atggccgccgccgcctccgctcccgccgccgccgctgcggGGGCTCCCGCGGCTCCCGCGGCGCCGCCCACCGAGAGCAAGAGGATCAGCGACCTGCGCGTCATCGACCTCAAGTCGGAGCTGAAGCGGCGCAACCTGGACATCACCGGCGTGAAGACGGTGCTCATCGCCCGGCTGAAGCAG gCTATTGAAGAGGAAGGAGGTGATCCAGATAATATTGAAATAAGTGTTTCAGCTGACACACCCACCAAGAAACCAACTAAAGGCAAAG GTAAAAAGCAGGAAGCTGATGAATTGGCTGGTGATGCTTCAGTAGAAGAGGACTCCTTTGTCAAGGTAATAAAA GAAAGTGAATTGGAGACTCAAGATGCAAGTGATCAAGATGGAAATGATGAATTGAAAGACTTCAAAGAATCTGTTGAAGATGAGAACTTGAATTCTAAAGAACTACCgtctgcagaaaagaaaagataCCATGACCTGGAGCCAGTGGAGACAACAGAAGATGTGGAGAAGGATTCTGAAAATCAG GAAAATGAAGGTCCAGACATAGAAGATTACACTTTTCCAGCTGTCCAT GATGgggaagatgaagaaaatgagaaag ATAAAGCAGGTTCTGGTGATGGTACACAAGAAGTATCTAAACCTCTTCCTTCAGAAGAAAGCCTAGCTGAGGCTGATCACACGGCTCATGAAGAGATGGAAGCTAACACCTCTGTGAAAGAAGCTGAGGATGATAACATATCGGTTACAATCCAGGCCGAAGATGCCATCACTCTGGATTTTGATGGTGATGACCTCCTAGAAACAggtaaaaatgtgaaaattacAGATTCTGAAGCAAGTAAGCCAAAGGATGTGCAGGATACCATTTCACAgagcctggagaaggaaagcaaggaCTATGAGGTGACTGAGAACCATAAAGATGGTAAGAAGGAAGACTGCGTGAAGGGTGATCCCGTCAAGAAGGAAGCCAGAGAAGGTTCAAAGAAAGCAGAATCTGGAGACAAAGAAAAGGATACTTTGAAGAAAGGTCCCTCGTCTACTGGGGCCTCTGGTCAAGCAAAGAG CTCTACTAAGGAATCTAAAGAAAGCAAGACAACATCAAAGGATGATAAAG GAAGCACGAGCAGTGTTAGTGGTAGCAGTGGAAGTTCAACTAGAAACCTCTGGGTTAGCGGACTGTCTTCCAACACAAAAGCTGCTGACTTGAAAAATCTCTTTGGCAAATATGGAAAG GTACTTGGTGCAAAGGTGGTCACAAATGCACGAAGCCCGGGGGCAAAATGCTACGGCATAGTGACCATGTCCTCTAGCACAGAAGTGGCCAGGTGCATCGCACACCTGCACCGCACAGAGCTGCACGGACAGCAGATCTCTGTGGAGAAA gtgaaAGGTGATCCCTCCAAAAAAGAATTGAAGAAGGAAAGTGATGAGAAATCTAGTTCGGGTAGGAGCATAGGAGATAAGAAGACTGCATCAAGTGACAAAGCCAGCAA AACTCCATCaaccaaaaaagaagaaaagaaatcagagaaatctgaaaaaaaagaaagtaaagaaaCCAAGAAAACAGAAGGTAAAGATGAGAAGAGTGATAATGGAACAAGTGGCCCTAATCAAGAATCCACtaaaaaaactgaagaaaagaaaagaataa GTGGTAAAAGCCCAGGTCAAGTTGTAGTTTTAGACCAAACAAAAGGAGACCAAGGCCACACTAGGACAGTTAGAAGGGGAAGGTTTGATAAA CCACAGATATTGAGGAACAAAGAGCGTATTATTCAAGAGAAAGTGAAATTCAGGGAATACAGGGGTAGAAAGGATATCTTGCCTTTTGAAAAGATGAAGGAACAGAGATTGCGAGAGCACATGGTTCGATTGGAAAGAATACGACGAGCTGTTGAACTGCGAAG gcGAAGAGAAATTGCGGAGCGAGAGCGCCGCGAGCGAGAGCGGATCCGGATAATGCACGAGCGAGAGGAGTGCctgcagagggagagggagCGGCTGGAAATCGAGAGGcagaagctggagagggagaggatggagCGGGAGCGATTGGAGAGAGAGCGTGTTCGGAttgagcag GAACGCCGAAAAGAAGCGGAGCGAATCGCgcgggagagggaggagctccggcggcagcagcagcagctgcgcTACGAACAGGAGAAGAGGAATTCTCTGAAACGGCCACGGGATGTAGATCACAG GAGAGATGATCCTTACTGGAATGAGAGTAAGAAGATGGCTCTTGATACAGATGCACGTTTTGGCCATGGCTCAGATTACAGCCGCCAGCAGAACAGGTTCAATGACTTTGATCACAGAGAACGAGGTCGATATCCAGAAGGTTCTTCTGTTCCATCATCTTCTTTTGATAG GCGAGATCGTTTTGTAAATCAAGGTGAGGCAAAAAAGACTCGCCCAACAGCACGAAGAGAAGAGCCAGGCTTTGAGAGATACCCCAAGACCTTCAGCGAGTCCAGAAGAAATGAACCACCCCAGGCTAGAAGCGAACTCCGGGACACGGACAGACGCGAGGTGCGAGGAGACAGAGACGAAAGGAGAACGGTGATCATTCACGACAGACCAGAAATCCCCCACGGCCGGCACCCCAGAGAAAGCGCTTCCAACCCGCCTCGGCAAACCAGCTGGAAGAGCGAGGGGAGCATCAGCACAGACAAACGGGATGGCAG CAATTTTTACAGAGGCGAGCGGCCGGATCGGTCGGGAAGGGAAGTGTCGGGCCACGTGAGGGGAGCGCCTCCCGGGAGCCGCAGCAGCGCCTCGGGCTAcggaggcagggaaggagagcGGGGCGTCATGGGAGAGAGAGGTGGAGGACAA CACTACAACGAGGACAGACACGTCGTAGAACGCCACAGTCGTGAAGCTGGACCAAGGAAAGAATGGCATGGACCTAGTTCTCAAGGGAGTGGCTATCATGACACAAGGAGAATGGGAGATGGCCGTGGAGGAGGGGGCATGATGGCTCCACATACAAG TAACTCTTCACCCATTAATAGAGTTGTACAGATCACAGGCAATTCCATGCAGAGGGGAAGTGGCTCAGGATTTAAGCCATTTAAAGGTGGACCTCCACGAAGATTCTAA